The Apodemus sylvaticus chromosome 19, mApoSyl1.1, whole genome shotgun sequence sequence TGGAGCAGGCACATAAGGAGTGATAGACTGTTTGGCATGCCTCAGAGCACTGTGAAGGGGACTTCACCAGAAAGAGAACGCTTGCTGAGAGTCATAACTAGGGTGCAGTGTGGCAGAgtaccaggaggcagaggcaggaggagttcatgagctcaaggacagccagggctacatgaaagaccctgtttccaaacagaaactagaaagaagagACTGCCAGAAATCTAGAATGAAGGCGTCCTATCCAGTCCCTCTGGCCCCTTTCTGGATGCGTGCTGTTTGTGGGAAAGATCAGCAGAGACAAGCGAGAGGAGGGACCCACGATGTCCGCAGTGACAGGGCTGGAGTCATGCAGGGCAGCGTTGGGTGATTAATTCCTCTGACCAAATAGTTTACAAAGTACTATTGATCATTTGAAGTGGTTAGAAGGGTCACCAACTGGCTTTTCGTCTCTTCCATAAGCACATCGGGAAGAATGGCTTTAAATCATTAAGACTGAAAAGTAGGGCgggggaggtggctcagcggttaagagcactgactgctcttccagaggtcctgagttcaattcccagcaaccacatggtggctcacaaccatctgcaatgggatctgattgccctcttctggtgtctgaagatagctacagtgtgttcataagcataaaataaaatcttaaaaaaaaaaaaaaagactgaaaactaatctttaaattctctttttctttttaaggtggCACAGTATACCAGCCCGTCACCGTCGTCACTCCACAAGGCCAAGTGGTCACGCAGGCCTTATCTCCTGGGACAATTAGGATCCAGAACTCGCAGGTGTGTGCTGCCTTGAGTGCCACCTGTGTAAAGGGCAGTGGCGCCGGCTAAGCTGTGTCCTCCTTGTGACAGtcatttgttgttggtttttttttttttccttgcatttttgtttttttgaggcagggtttctctgtacagccctggctgtcctggaactcactctgtagaccaggctgaccttgaactcagaaatccgcctgcctctgcctcccagaatgctgggattacaggcgtgcaccaccacctgccCGGTTCATCATTTGTTGTTAAGTAGCCTCTAGTTGCCCATTTCTTTTTATGCTCATCTCCCTTAATGTGGAAATTTGCAAACTTCAGAACAGTCTGAGACACCAGGAAAGTTATTCATGGTCCTGGAAGTAGCCATGGCCAGAGGCAAGGCTGGCTCACGTGAGCATCTGCTATGTGTGCTCACCAAGACTCCAAGTCCAGGCTGAGTCTTCAGAACCACAGAGCCCAGACTGTACCCCTACCCCGAGGCAGCACCCCAAACTCTGGAGGCACCCCAGGCCTCTGCTCGGTGTCCCTGGCAGCACTGGGCCTCACCTTCATCTTTGGCTTCAAGAGGTGACCTGTGACCTCCCGGGTCATGGTCACTCTACAGTCTTCCTGTTCCTTTGTACTAAGATGTAGATATTGGATCTTTCTGGAAGACCCTCTAAGTTCTGGAAACatgattattaatttttttaatagtttaagaCAAGGTTTAAAGCATCGTTCTTTCTCTGTGCACATGGCCTCACTTTGTGAGGTCTCTGTCTGTCCTCCTCAAGGATTCTCATGTCCAGCCCTGGGTGTGGCCCAAGTGGGCTACAGTGACTCTCAATGGTCTGGGTACTCTGGAACTGCCATCTGGGCCAGAGGTTTGAGGGCCACACTGGAGAAAAAGACAGAGGCATCACTGACATAGGCAGAGGCTTCAGAGCCCATCCGTGACTGCTCAGGCCCAGGCATAGAGGGGAGCCAGATCTCTCTGACGCTGCCATGTGTCTCCACACCAACCTAATTCCCTTGTGCTTTTCCATTTAAAGCGTTTGCAACAACGGAGCCATGTCCGATCACTGACTAGTTTCCTCTAGGAGGAAGACATGTTAAGTCAAATAATGAACTAGTACTTTAGCGTATGCTCACTTGTCTTGTTGAGAaagaaagggttttttgtttgctttagggGAATGGGGACAGGGTTTCACTTCAtaccctgcctggcctggaaatccctgtgatctttctgcctcagcctcccagatgaAAAGTCTTCCATGTGACTGCGTTTCCTTAGGAATAACGGCTACTCACTTGAATAGCAAACATGCCAAGTCCGAGCACTCTGGGGCGTGCTTTCTGACCCTTGTTCCCACTGTTTCCCTGTTACTCGGGGTGCCCTGTGTGACATGGCACACAGGCTCTGGTCAGAGAGCGCTGCAGCTGCTGCTCCCTGCGGAGGTGTCAGCTTGGTGGGGACACTCAGACCTGGACAGCAGACTAGAGTTGAGACTCCTGCGGATACCCGCTGAGAAGTCTCCCCACTGCTACATGCACCCATGTAAAGATGGTTTTGAGAGTGaggagagggcaggagggaggttTTCATGAATCACTAGCTGGTCTTAGCCTCTGTATAACAGAGAATAACCCTGGACTTGTCTTCCTCTGCTCCGCCTTCTGAGGGTCAGGATGCCAGCATGTGTCATAGAACCCGATTACCTGCATAGCTGCAGCCCCACCTGCCTAGCACCCTGTTCTTACCCCAGTACCGAGTGTCAGGTTTCACTCCCTGCCCTCTCACCAGCATTTGGGATGTTTTTATGAGATGGAGTGAGTCTCAGACCCCAGGGCACCATAGGCAGGCCACCGATCTGACCGGTTCTCCATTTCCCCCCAGGTCCCTTCAAATCCTGACCCATTTATTCCACTAATCCCATGTGCTTCTAAAGGAAAGCTTGCCTCTGTTGAAAACCCTTGAACCGTGCTTGCCTGCCCTTTACTGGAGCAGGGCTCCACTCTGACCCCGACACACCGTCCATCTCCAGTTGTGCTGGGTCAGGTGCATGGTGACACCCAGCGGCAGTTCTGCACTGCTCGAGTGCTGCTTCCTTTTTCTGTGTGCAAGGTTTTCAGTATGTACGTGTCCGGAGTGCCAGGCGACACGTCAGTACCGCCTGTCCTGCCAGAGCCAGCTGCTTCAGGGCTGTCTTCCTCCCTGGGCCCGTTGTGCTGGTCCTTACTGAAGGCCATTGCAGAGGAtgcagatggagacaggaagaggggTGTGAGAGCTTCCAGGGTCCTCTCTGGTGTGCCGCCCTCTAGGAGCTCGGAAGCTTCACGACATAGTAGGGTGGTTGGACCCACACTGACAGTTCATGATCGCACTAAACTTTAGCCCCTTGATGCACCACAGAGGCTAGGATCTGAAGCAGTCCCTGCCTGGAAGTGTGGGCAGCAGTCGACACAGTTCAGTATACCGAGAGACATCCCTTATCAGTTTGAAGAGTCTAAGAATTGGAGAGCTTGCATGCTGAAAAAGTGGGAATGAAGACCAAATATTactattacttatttttttaaagatttatttattttatgtatataagcacactgtagctgtcttcagacataccagaagagggcattgaatcccattacaaatggttgtgagccaccacgtatgtggttgctgggacttgaactcaggacctctggaagagcaaccagtgctcttaaccactgagccatctctccagcccaagaccaAATATTATTGATGACAGTGCCAGGCATACCCTCAAAATATTAGCCTGTACAGGACTTTAGCTCATGCCTCTTTACTGTAAATAAGGGAGCCTCAGTAAGCCTCCATCTGAAGTTGTAAGTTGCTTGATGTGTGGGTATCTCAAGGCCTTTCTGACGTTCCTTATCAATTGTGTGAAAGCTTCAGTTGCAGTTGAACCAAGACCTCAGCATCTTGCACCAAGAGGACGGCTCCTCCAAGAACAAGAGGGGCGTCCTGCCGAAGCACGCCACCAATGTGATGCGGTCCTGGCTCTTTCAGCACATAGGGGTGAGTGCGCGTTGGCTACACCACGGGGGACCCCGGGAAGCTGACTTGTGTCGATACTGTGCTGTGGCCACAGTGGGGACGGAGCACAGGTCCCTAATAATGGCTTCAGGAAGCTTAAAATAGGGAGTCGAGTCAAGTATGTCTTTGGGTCAGAAAAACCCTACATCTGACGTGGCTGACTGGAGGAGGGGCAAAGAGAAGGACACTGGAACAGCCGAGCAAGCCTCAGAGTCGTGCAGGGGGACCAAGAGGGAGATGCGGGGAGCCAGGGCACATTTGGGCACAATGAGGAGAGCCAGCGCATGGCTTATAGTTTAAAATGAGTGGCCCAGCAGGGAGGGAGCACACAAGTGTGTACGATAGGACTGCCACTGAAGGCAGTGTCAGTAAGGGACAGGAAGTGATGGCCAGGGCAGTGCTGTGGTGCTGTGGTCACAGTTCCTCGCGGAAGTGCTGCATTGGGTGTGCCTCTTTCCTTTTCGGGTATCAGTATCTTATCACACTTCCCCTTAATGAGTTAATAATTTATACACAAACCCTGGTCATGAGGACCAGTGAGGACACCTCTCCTGTTTGGCTTGTGCTCCTGTCCCTCTTTGTCCTTGTTGACTGCTGCCTGAGTCTGGCTCTGTGCTTCTGTGTCTGAGCTCACTTCTCATTTCTTGTTTTTACATAGCTTTTTACATGTGCTCTAAGGCCAAGTCCTTTCCTCAGAGGTAATGTCCGAAGCAAGGCCTCACTGCAGCCGGCTGGCCTCAGGCTTGCTGCTCTCCCGCCACTACATCTTGGTGCTGATGTCACACGCACTGCTGAACCGTTTAGTGTGTGAACTCTGTGTGGGACAGTGTTTTCGGTCTTCCTAGCACAGCCGAGCTTGAATACACTGCCCCACATTGCTACCTCAtagctactgctatgaattgtaatgtgttACTTGTGGAGCTAGAGGTTTGCTCCACCAAGGTTTGAGAACCCCTGGACTAGGGTAAGAGCAGACCCCGTTTCTACAAGCTCAGACTGAGCCACACTCTGACCTGTCAGGTCCAACAGATCTCCCTGTTGATCAAAACAAAGACAcagcatgtctctctctctctctctctctctctctctctctctctctctctctctctcgttattgttttgtttgtgtggttggttggtttgtttttcaagacagggtttctttgtgtgtagccctggctgtcctggaactcacttcgtagaccaggctggcctcgaaatcaacagagatctgcctgcctccacctcctgagtgctggtattaaggATGCACACCACCGCACCGGGTGACATCAGCTTTCTTCTAAGTGCCACTCACACCTGGGCCCAGGAGTCCAAACTAAAGGATTTGATCATGTGGTTTTGGAATGCTTGGCTTCTATGCCTCCTCACACATTGGTTGTCAGTCCTGAGGAgtggttttgggttgttttgttttgttttactggaaTCCAAATTATTTTCCTGAGTACGCCCAGGAGTTCCGATGTTTATCTCTGGCTTAGGTTTGGGTTTGTCTGTATGTCCTTTTCGGTATGTGCGTGTTGTGTAGAGACCTGGTGTCAGCACCGGGAGTCTTCCCCTCCAGCtctcaggcttccatcagcatcTCCGCAGGGACTCCAGGCACGCTGGCCATGCTCAGGTCGTACACGGTGCTGGGGCTCCAGACTCAGCCTCCATGCCTGGCCAGCAAGCACCGGACCGCGGAGCCCCTGGCCAGCCCCTAAttctggtttcattttgttttgttttaagtgaaGTATTCTGACTGTGTGTTAAGGGAAGATGATACAGCAGACACTCTCTGCCCCCAGCCCTGCACTTAGTTCTTCCTTTACCCACAGCATAGGTACTACTCTGCTTTCCAAAATGACCATAGATGTTTGGGACGACCAACTCAAAGGGAGAACAGTTTAGAATCCCAGCCCATGATTGGTAGCATCATGGCTGAAGACCTTAGGAGTGGTAGTATctaaagtagtagtagtaggagtCTAAAGGCGATGGTGTGACTGTGTAACCGAGCAGAGTACACAGCCCACAgccaggaagggggagaggaaagggttgcTTTCATAGTCCCCTTCAAGGGGACAACCCCAGTGGCATAGGGTCCTCcacttggctctgcctcctgaggtttCACCAGCTCACTGTACTCACAGTTAGTGTCTGAACAACAGCATCCTGTGAATCCCGCACAGATTGCACCCTGAGAAAGCGCTCATGGTTGAAGTAGGTGCCGTGTGCCACTCAAGTGTTAACTCTCAGCAAAGTTGATACTGGTGTGCGGTGTCGAGGCTCAGCTGGCGCTAGGCACAGAGGACACCCCACAGCAGGGCTGCAGCTCCCACTGCCATCACTGCTCCCTGGGCACCTTGGGACACTGGCAGACTGTGTTCTCACCACACACTGACAGCGGCTGTTGTGTAGGATATGCTCGGTCAGGAAAGAGAGCTGCAGCGTTTCTACCTGACTGTTTCTAGAACCAGGACCTGTGAGACTAAGGCCCAGCGTGCTGACAGCTCCACCCCATCAGCCTTTGCGCTTGCTGATGGCTTTCCTTCcactgcgaccctttaacacatGGCCATGCTGACTCCAACCagaacattattttgttgctacttcagaactgtaattttgttactgtcaGAAATTGTAGTGTAAACATTTGATAaggaggatatctgatatgtgacacccaaggggtcacgacccacagtttgagaaccactggcctttttaaaaactcaaagccCACGGTAATAGTAACCGCCTTTATTTTTAGCATCCCTACCCGACAGAGGATGAGAAAAAGCAGATTGCTGCTCAGACAAATTTGACACTGCTTCAAGTCAACAACTGGTAAGATGACTGCTTGCTAACTACACCAATCACTGTTGCAGAGCCTGGCCTCCTGACGCCTTCTGTGCTGCTGTCAGGTGCTGCGGCTAGACACAGcgtgtccttgaactcacagagctccatctccctctgcctcctgagtgctaggattaaaggcatggctcgtgccaccatgcccaactaaaTTCgtttcttaaaaaaagatttggcCCTGCATTTCTGTAGACCTAGACAGTCTGTGTGCTTGTCACTCGTGTTCATCTGTCAGCATGACTCCTTAAGAATGCTTTCCTGTCCCAGTCGTGACAAGCTCTATGGCATGAGTACCCCTTTGTCCACACACAGGTTCATCAATGCCCGAAGGCGGATTCTCCAGCCAATGTTGGATTCCAGCTGTTCAGAGactccaaaaacaaagaaaaaacctgCTCAGAACAGGCCAGTTCAGAGGTTTTGGCCAGATTCTCTTGCATCAGGAGTGGCACAAGCAACTCCCAGCGAGCTCGCCATGTCTGAAGGTACGTCACTTCAGGTGGTCAAAGGTGGGAAAACGGGCCAGGTCACTGCTGTCCGCTGTGAGCCCATGCAGAGCTGTGTGCCTGAGTCTGTCCCTTTCTTTGCATCTAAGATTCAaggctggccagatggctcattgggtaaagaaaggcacttgccaccaggcCTAATGACCTAAGTTTGACACCTGGGAAGGACCAactcttacaagttgtcctctgactccataCCATGCCAAAATTACATTACACTCCCACATACTGAACAAATAAGtgtttcaaaatgaataaaacaggagGAGACATCCACGGGCAGGTGCTGAGGCTCACCCGTGATGGAGAGGTGATGGCTGCCTGTCTCGGTGTCCCCCGCAGAGCCCTCTCCTGTGTTCCCTTTGCCTTTGCTGGCCTTCAGCAGACAGCAGAGTCAAGCCTGTTCCCCTGGCTTGTCTTTGTGCCTGTCGCTTGCTTTtggccttccccttctctcccggTCACAGCCGCCATCCTGATGAGTTTGCATGAGCTCTTCAGAGTCTGGCTTCTTTTGTATAtgagttttgttttaagacaaggctGAACTGTGCTGCCCTGGGCGGCCTTGAACCCCTGGGCTTAAGCCCTTTCGCCTCACTCAGCAGTTCTGACTAGGGTATGCACACTTCCGATTGGGTGTGTCTTCCTCCtcgtcttctttttttattattattttatctatattccgtgccccccccactcccatcttcttctttcttcacaatGGTGATATTCTGCTATGTGCTTGGGGAGCTTTCGGGacagtgtttaatttctttatggatTTGGAATGCTGGATGTGGAACCACTGGCCTCATACATgctgctctcccactgagtccatcccagcccctacacacacacacacacacacacacacacacacacagccatcatTGGCATTGGAGTTCTTTCCTGTCTGCTTCGTGCTGAGTTGTCACTGGTACCCTTTCTGCCACTGCCCTTCCTTCATGTGATACTGATCCTGTCCAACATGATTTTCTCCTGGGCATCTATCCCGTTCCTTTCCAGAAGTGTGGGAGGGTCCGCGCCCTCCTTTCCTGACTGACACACAGGTACACTGAACAAGCAGGCAGCACCTGGCTGCGCTTGGCCCCGAGGACTAGTAAAGGCAGTGACCCCGGGTGTGCTCTGCTGCAGGTGCCGTTGTGACCATCACCACACCTGTAAACATGAATGTGGACAGCCTCCAGTCTCTGTCCTCAGACGGGGCCACCCTGGCCGTACAGCAAGTCATGATGGCGGGGCAGAGTGAGGACGAGTCGGTGGATAGCACAGAGGATGAGGGCGGCGCGCTGGCGCCCACGCACATCAGCGGGCTGGTGCTGGAGAACAGCGACTCCCTCCAGTAGGAAGGAAGCACCGAGCCGCCAGCGCAGAGCAGGGGCGCCAGGACTCTTACTGTTTGCACAGCAAACATTTTACAGTTCTCTTTGTAACCTGTTTTATATGTAGATATAGAAGAGTGCACTTTTGTATTTCACAGCAAGCTTCAAGACGTCTTTGCTGGTGCGGCAACTCCCTTCAGATGCGCGTATGGGTTTTTAATGCTAGGAAGAAACGTGGCGAGTGGCCCCGCCCCTTAAGGAGTCCCTGACCAGAATAAGGAACGGTGCTGCCATTTTCTAAGAAATTATGCAGTTGCAATTGAGTCGTGTGGTTTACAGCAGGTCTGCGGGCAGCTGCGGGGCCGCCCACAGGTCTGGCAGATGACCTGCACGCGGGCTGCAGAGGGAGAGGACACTGGCCCCGCCCGGTGGGCAATGGGTGCCCACCACACACTTCAGTTCTCTCCAGGGCAGCATTTGCCTGTTTCATTTgctatatagaaaaaaagaaactcctATTTTTACCTTGCTGGGATTATTGGATAAAAAGCTATTTTTATAAATCAGTTATTAATTGGATTATGACTATATTGCGGATAAATTTCTAGAGAAACAACAGCACATGCTTGTCTTTCGATTCGGAATATTCTGGAAGGCGGCTACCCAGGCATGGTCTCCTGCTCCTCCCTCGGGGTCGGAGGGAGGAGGCTCACCTTAGCTGCTAAAAGGAAACACCTGTCAAGTGAGCTTTCGATATCTCCAGTTTCATGTTCACACGTGATGCACAGATTGCATTGTTACACTCGCTAGAGCATCTTACAGAGCGTGCTCAGTAGGATGCGCGGTAAGTGAGGCTCTTCCAGGCTTAGTCAGACTGCAGTTCCGTGGCTAGCTGGCCGTGTTAACTGGGTGGTAATTTtagactttttttccttttagttaaAACCTGTTATGCATAGAATGTTTATTACAAACTAATATAAAGTGTGCTCTGCCCCACTGGCTCAGAGCTGGGGTAAACAGCAGACACCTGAACTGTCTTTCTTACTGGTACTGGCAGACACCTGGCAGGTGCCATGGCAGCGGGCCCACTGGTGGCTCTCACTGTCACTCACCCTCCTGGGTCCTCCCCTCTGTTACCACTCTAGACTCAGGATGGTTTGGAGACGTCATTTCTGAGTGTCGAGACAGCGCAGACTGGAGGCTGAGGGCTGCAGATTTGGTTTGTGTTGGTTGGGTTTACTTGGGAAGCTTTTTCTTAGGAAACAAGCGCCCTGCCCCAGCATCTGCTCTCCCGTGTACCTAGGCCACGTGCTGATAGGGAGAAGCCGTGCCCCTGGGGGGGGGGCGTGTCTTGGGCCCCAAGGGTGGTAACTGCATATGGGGACCTCTTTAGCTGCCTCACACTTCTCTGGAACAGTTCactatccccccccccaaatgtctTGATTCTTCTCTTCAGCCATTGAGCACATCTAGACAGCGAGAAAAATGGGGGCTCCTTTAGAACCGCTTCCCGTGCCTCCACCACACAAACCAAAACAGCAAAATAGACAAAACCGAAAAACTCGCCAGCAGCTCCTTTGAGGAGAGAATATTTTAAGCAGCCTTTCCGTTACCTAGTCTAACTGCTTTAATATTCTAAGTCAGGTATACAAAAGCCTGCACGATCAGCTGGCTGTCCTACTTGGTTTAAAGCAGCGGTCCATCACCCCTGTGAGTCCTGCAGAGGCCTGCCACGCCCCGGCTGCTCTAGCTGGGATTCAAACACCATGATCCATCCTGTCCTTTCCGGTTGAAACCATCTTTCCTAAGCACTGAACTCTCACCTGCTAAATTAGAGGAGTATCATGAAGATCCTAAGAGAACCGGGCCTGGTGACAGACACCCtcgagcctgaggcaggaggcaagcctgggctatttAACttgaccctgtcttaaaaagagagattgtaaaagagcaggcacagggtCATAGCCTTCCACCTCCGGTGCACAGAGCTGCTCTTACATGATTACCGGGAGGCAAGCCTTGCTCATTCACAGACTTCCTGCCCAGCAGATCTGGTGTCAGCCAGTTGCACCTTCAAGACACCTGCTTGCTGGGCGTTGTAGCATGTATacaagcacttaggaggctgaagcaggaggatggccGCCGATTGAGTCGGCCTGTGGTGcctagtgaaaccctgtctcaaaaaaaccaagcaaaacccCTGCTTGTCTCTCCTTGGCCAGCGGAGAAAACCCGAAGGTACATCTCCCATGAGCCTTGTTTAAATGGTCGGATCCTATCCTCCATTTCTGCTAAAGTCCTCCCAAACATTGGGACCTTTTGAATGTGTTCTGAGACCTACAGTCAACCCGTGTCATTCCTGCTGTTTGGCTGCCTAGCAGAAATCGAGACCGTCTGACCCACCCATCCGGTGGGCTCGGTTTTCTGCTTTCTCAAGTCCAGATTGTCAAATAGAAGTGTATATGCAATATGCACCGTGACCCTTCCCGCTAGGGCTGACGGGCCACCGTGTAGCCTGCTGTGTGGCCGGCGCACCTGTGGGGGCAGCGGGAGACTTGCTCCTCCCCCAAGGCTGGCAGGGAAACGCCCATCCCAAAGGCCCCTCCCACAGGGCGTGGCTGGAACACAGCAGGCTGCCTTCTTCAGTTAAGTTCGGTCTTTGAAACTGACAATCTTTAAAATGTGAATACTGTAACAATATGTTTTCCTGGATTGGTGTCTTTAAAAGGATTTTTGTGAAGCAATTgatttatcaaagaaaaaaattaaaaccagaaaCACGCCTTGTGGATGATTGATTCTGTTT is a genomic window containing:
- the Pknox1 gene encoding homeobox protein PKNOX1 isoform X1, which produces MMATQTLSIDSYQDGQQMQVVTELKTEQDPNCSDPDAEGVSPPPIESQTPMDADKQAIYRHPLFPLLALLFEKCEQSTQGSEGTTSASFDVDIENFVRKQEKDGKPFFCEDPETDNLMVKAIQVLRIHLLELEKVNELCKDFCSRYIACLKTKMNSETLLSGEPGSPYSPVQSQQIPSAITGTLSPQGIVVPASALQQGNVTMATVAGGTVYQPVTVVTPQGQVVTQALSPGTIRIQNSQLQLQLNQDLSILHQEDGSSKNKRGVLPKHATNVMRSWLFQHIGHPYPTEDEKKQIAAQTNLTLLQVNNWFINARRRILQPMLDSSCSETPKTKKKPAQNRPVQRFWPDSLASGVAQATPSELAMSEGAVVTITTPVNMNVDSLQSLSSDGATLAVQQVMMAGQSEDESVDSTEDEGGALAPTHISGLVLENSDSLQ
- the Pknox1 gene encoding homeobox protein PKNOX1 isoform X3, which produces MMATQTLSIDSYQDGQQMQVVTELKTEQDPNCSDPDAEGVSPPPIESQTPMDADKQAIYRHPLFPLLALLFEKCEQSTQGSEGTTSASFDVDIENFVRKQEKDGKPFFCEDPETDNLMVKAIQVLRIHLLELEKVNELCKDFCSRYIACLKTKMNSETLLSGEPGSPYSPVQSQQIPSAITGTLSPQGIVVPASALQQGNVTMATVAGGTVYQPVTVVTPQGQVVTQALSPGTIRIQNSQLQLNQDLSILHQEDGSSKNKRGVLPKHATNVMRSWLFQHIGHPYPTEDEKKQIAAQTNLTLLQVNNWFINARRRILQPMLDSSCSETPKTKKKPAQNRPVQRFWPDSLASGVAQATPSELAMSEGAVVTITTPVNMNVDSLQSLSSDGATLAVQQVMMAGQSEDESVDSTEDEGGALAPTHISGLVLENSDSLQ
- the Pknox1 gene encoding homeobox protein PKNOX1 isoform X4, translated to MMATQTLSIDSYQDGQQMQVVTELKTEQDPNCSDPDAEGVSPPPIESQTPMDADKQAIYRHPLFPLLALLFEKCEQSTQGSEGTTSASFDVDIENFVRKQEKDGKPFFCEDPETDNLMVKAIQVLRIHLLELEKVNELCKDFCSRYIACLKTKMNSETLLSGEPGSPYSPVQSQIPSAITGTLSPQGIVVPASALQQGNVTMATVAGGTVYQPVTVVTPQGQVVTQALSPGTIRIQNSQLQLNQDLSILHQEDGSSKNKRGVLPKHATNVMRSWLFQHIGHPYPTEDEKKQIAAQTNLTLLQVNNWFINARRRILQPMLDSSCSETPKTKKKPAQNRPVQRFWPDSLASGVAQATPSELAMSEGAVVTITTPVNMNVDSLQSLSSDGATLAVQQVMMAGQSEDESVDSTEDEGGALAPTHISGLVLENSDSLQ
- the Pknox1 gene encoding homeobox protein PKNOX1 isoform X2, with product MMATQTLSIDSYQDGQQMQVVTELKTEQDPNCSDPDAEGVSPPPIESQTPMDADKQAIYRHPLFPLLALLFEKCEQSTQGSEGTTSASFDVDIENFVRKQEKDGKPFFCEDPETDNLMVKAIQVLRIHLLELEKVNELCKDFCSRYIACLKTKMNSETLLSGEPGSPYSPVQSQIPSAITGTLSPQGIVVPASALQQGNVTMATVAGGTVYQPVTVVTPQGQVVTQALSPGTIRIQNSQLQLQLNQDLSILHQEDGSSKNKRGVLPKHATNVMRSWLFQHIGHPYPTEDEKKQIAAQTNLTLLQVNNWFINARRRILQPMLDSSCSETPKTKKKPAQNRPVQRFWPDSLASGVAQATPSELAMSEGAVVTITTPVNMNVDSLQSLSSDGATLAVQQVMMAGQSEDESVDSTEDEGGALAPTHISGLVLENSDSLQ